In one Candidatus Nomurabacteria bacterium genomic region, the following are encoded:
- a CDS encoding UTP--glucose-1-phosphate uridylyltransferase, translating into MTPKKVRKVIIPVAGFGTRFLPATKATPKEMLPIIDKPVIQYIVEEAVAAGIEDVILVTSHMKRPVEDHFDDNEELERWLEKQGKKSLLEEIKGISQLANFIYVRQKGPYGNATPVKNVEHIIGDEPFAVLFGDDVFDCKTPRLKQMLDVYEQYGGPVLASIKTDKEGTKKFGIIEPGKKLGKRVFEVKGMIEKPGPEKAPSLLATVGGYILTPDIFKHLAKLKKNKVNGEYILVDAITELMKERPMYAVELDGRYHDTGSKLGWLEANIAFALKRPDLKEGVKKMLKKELGK; encoded by the coding sequence ATGACACCAAAAAAAGTTCGCAAAGTCATTATTCCGGTAGCTGGATTTGGTACGCGATTTTTACCTGCAACAAAGGCAACGCCAAAAGAGATGTTGCCAATTATCGATAAGCCCGTTATTCAATATATTGTTGAAGAGGCGGTAGCAGCAGGTATTGAGGATGTCATTTTGGTAACGAGCCACATGAAACGCCCCGTTGAAGATCATTTTGATGATAATGAAGAGCTCGAACGATGGCTTGAGAAGCAAGGCAAAAAATCACTTCTAGAAGAAATAAAAGGGATTTCTCAACTCGCGAACTTTATTTATGTTCGCCAAAAAGGCCCTTATGGCAATGCGACACCGGTAAAAAACGTTGAGCATATTATTGGCGACGAGCCCTTTGCGGTGCTTTTTGGTGACGATGTCTTTGATTGCAAAACACCCCGCTTAAAGCAGATGTTAGATGTGTATGAACAATACGGCGGTCCTGTGCTTGCATCTATAAAGACGGATAAAGAGGGGACGAAGAAATTTGGCATCATCGAACCCGGAAAAAAACTCGGTAAACGTGTTTTTGAAGTAAAAGGGATGATTGAAAAGCCTGGCCCAGAAAAGGCGCCATCATTGTTAGCGACCGTTGGTGGCTATATCTTAACGCCAGATATTTTTAAACACCTGGCTAAGCTTAAAAAGAATAAAGTGAATGGCGAATATATTTTGGTGGATGCTATTACTGAGCTTATGAAAGAGCGGCCTATGTATGCTGTAGAGCTAGACGGTCGTTATCATGACACAGGTTCTAAGCTTGGTTGGCTTGAAGCGAATATTGCTTTTGCCCTCAAGCGGCCAGATCTAAAAGAAGGTGTAAAGAAAATGCTCAAAAAAGAATTGGGTAAGTAA
- a CDS encoding extracellular solute-binding protein, whose amino-acid sequence MSFSLKKAVALLGVLAITGQGCTKALPQATVNASKPVTLRIWGVVDDYNVYQPAIESWRKLHPNVTIEYKRFRLEEYENELLNNFAEDRGPDIFLIHNTWTGEYLSKITPMPKQVSTAYRVTSGGVRPQLTWELRAEPTVSLIDIKNQFADTVARDLVRTVNVGTTDKPVNEERAMGVPVGIDTLALYYNKDLLNAANIPTPPEDWGQFTEQTKALTQIDTDGNLTRTAAGIGTSANVERSVDIIAALMMQNGTVMADDFGYPTFDRIPAGLTGVEFPPAYRALEFYTDFANPNKDTYTWDAKQPNSYEAFIQGQTAFFFGYAYHGDLIRARAPRLNLGITKLPQIGGRPPVNIANYWYFAVAKKSASQDLSWSLLTYLSKADQQKAMLAIAKRPASRKALLTEQLNDERIGVFASQVLTATNWYRGKNITATEDALQSMIDDIVAGRAPINQAVRRASDVISQTIQ is encoded by the coding sequence ATGTCTTTTTCTTTAAAGAAAGCGGTCGCTCTTTTGGGTGTTCTTGCGATTACTGGTCAAGGTTGTACAAAGGCTTTACCACAAGCAACCGTTAATGCATCAAAACCTGTAACCCTCAGAATCTGGGGAGTTGTTGATGACTATAATGTCTATCAGCCGGCGATAGAGTCATGGCGCAAATTGCATCCAAACGTCACGATTGAGTATAAGCGTTTTCGTTTAGAAGAGTATGAAAATGAGCTCCTCAATAATTTTGCCGAAGACCGTGGACCAGACATCTTTTTAATCCACAATACTTGGACAGGGGAGTACTTATCAAAGATTACCCCAATGCCTAAGCAGGTTTCTACGGCCTATCGTGTTACTTCGGGTGGTGTGAGACCGCAACTGACATGGGAGTTACGTGCTGAGCCTACGGTTTCACTTATTGATATCAAAAATCAATTTGCTGATACGGTTGCTCGTGATCTTGTTCGTACCGTCAACGTTGGTACGACCGACAAACCGGTAAACGAAGAACGTGCTATGGGTGTACCAGTCGGTATTGATACACTTGCGCTTTACTACAATAAGGATTTGTTAAATGCGGCTAATATCCCAACGCCACCTGAGGATTGGGGACAATTTACCGAACAAACGAAGGCGCTCACACAGATAGATACTGACGGTAATCTCACAAGAACAGCCGCTGGTATTGGTACATCCGCTAATGTTGAGCGAAGTGTGGATATTATCGCTGCACTTATGATGCAAAATGGTACTGTGATGGCGGATGATTTCGGTTACCCTACCTTTGACCGTATTCCTGCAGGCTTGACTGGGGTAGAGTTTCCGCCGGCATATCGCGCGCTTGAGTTCTATACAGATTTTGCAAATCCAAATAAAGACACCTATACCTGGGATGCTAAGCAACCAAATTCGTACGAAGCCTTTATCCAAGGGCAAACCGCCTTTTTCTTTGGCTATGCGTATCACGGTGATTTGATCCGTGCACGTGCGCCTCGTTTAAATCTCGGTATTACAAAACTACCTCAAATAGGCGGTAGACCACCTGTTAATATTGCGAACTATTGGTATTTTGCCGTTGCAAAAAAATCCGCTTCGCAGGATCTAAGTTGGTCATTACTTACGTATCTGTCTAAAGCAGATCAACAAAAAGCGATGCTCGCTATCGCAAAACGTCCTGCTTCACGAAAGGCTTTGCTTACGGAGCAATTAAATGATGAGCGTATTGGTGTATTTGCCTCGCAAGTTCTAACAGCGACAAATTGGTATCGCGGTAAAAATATCACCGCTACAGAAGATGCCTTGCAGTCGATGATTGATGATATTGTTGCGGGTAGAGCTCCAATCAATCAAGCGGTGCGTCGTGCATCCGATGTGATTTCGCAGACGATTCAATAA